One genomic region from Candidatus Woesearchaeota archaeon encodes:
- a CDS encoding tyrosine--tRNA ligase: MNEKLNLITSNLQEVVDIEKIKEILDKRDLKIYWGTAPTGSPSFGYLVPLYKIADFLKADCEVTILFADLHAYLDSMKSTWGLLESRTEYYKFLITELLISIGVSTKKLKFVKGTSYQLKEDYTLDLYKLSAITSFSDSKKSGAEVVKQSENPKLSGLLYPLLQALDEVYLNADAQFGGLDQRKIFMFARDNLPKINYEKRIHLMNPLIPGLGKTGKMSSSEPESKIDFFDSDKTIRNKINKAFCQDKVIDGNGLLPMLKYVLFHKIHFESRGFIINRPDKFGGAIKFENYEKVEEAFINGDLSSIDLKQGISEEIIKFIEPIREKLFENIHIYNAAYPENKIILNNK; this comes from the coding sequence ATGAACGAGAAATTGAACTTAATTACTAGTAATCTACAAGAAGTAGTTGATATTGAAAAAATAAAAGAGATATTGGATAAAAGAGATTTGAAAATTTACTGGGGGACTGCACCAACCGGTAGTCCAAGTTTTGGATACTTAGTTCCATTATATAAAATTGCTGATTTTTTAAAAGCTGATTGTGAAGTTACTATATTATTTGCAGACTTACATGCGTATCTTGATAGTATGAAATCAACTTGGGGTTTATTAGAATCAAGAACAGAATATTATAAATTTTTGATAACTGAGTTATTAATTTCAATAGGAGTTTCCACTAAAAAATTAAAATTTGTTAAAGGGACTTCATACCAATTAAAAGAAGATTATACCTTAGACTTGTATAAATTATCTGCCATTACTTCTTTTTCGGACTCCAAAAAATCTGGAGCAGAAGTAGTAAAGCAATCAGAAAATCCAAAATTAAGTGGATTACTATACCCATTATTACAAGCATTAGATGAAGTCTATCTAAATGCTGATGCTCAATTTGGAGGGCTTGATCAAAGGAAAATATTCATGTTTGCTAGAGACAATTTGCCAAAAATAAACTACGAAAAAAGAATTCATCTAATGAATCCTTTAATTCCTGGACTAGGTAAAACAGGAAAAATGTCCTCTTCTGAACCAGAATCAAAAATAGATTTTTTTGATTCTGATAAAACAATTAGGAATAAAATAAATAAAGCATTCTGTCAAGATAAAGTTATTGATGGAAATGGTTTACTTCCTATGTTAAAATATGTTCTATTTCATAAAATTCATTTTGAATCAAGAGGATTTATAATAAATAGGCCAGATAAATTCGGAGGAGCAATTAAATTTGAAAATTATGAAAAAGTTGAAGAGGCATTTATTAATGGAGATTTATCTTCAATTGATTTAAAACAAGGCATCTCGGAAGAAATAATTAAATTTATCGAACCAATTAGAGAGAAATTATTTGAAAATATTCACATTTATAATGCAGCATATCCAGAAAATAAAATTATTTTAAATAACAAATAA